A window of the Canis lupus baileyi chromosome 8, mCanLup2.hap1, whole genome shotgun sequence genome harbors these coding sequences:
- the LOC140639128 gene encoding BTB/POZ domain-containing protein KCTD7 isoform X10 has translation MVVVTGREPDSRRPDGAMSSSDAEDDFLEPATPTATQAGHALPLLPQEFPEVVPLNIGGAHFTTRLSTLRRYEDTMLAAMFSGRHYIPTDAEGRYFIDRDGTHFGDVLNFLRSGDLPPRERVRAVYKEAQYYAIGPLLEQLENMQPLKGEKVRQAFLGLMPYYKDHLERIVEIARLRAVQRKARFAKLKVCVFKEEMPITPYECPLLNSLRFERSESDGQLFEHHCEVDVSFGPWEAVADVYDLLHCLVTDLSAQGLIVDHQCIGVCDKHLINHYYCKRPIYEFKITWW, from the exons ATGGTGGTAGTCACGGGGCGGGAGCCAGACAGCCGTCGTCCGGACGGTGCCATGTCCAGCTCCGACGCCGAGGACGACTTCCTGGAGCCGGCCACCCCCACGGCCACGCAGGCGGGCCACGcgctgcccctgctgccccaggag TTTCCTGAGGTTGTCCCCCTTAACATTGGAGGGGCTCACTTCACCACACGCCTATCTACCCTGCGGCGCTATGAAGACACCATGCTGGCGGCCATGTTCAGCGGGCGGCATTACATCCCTACCGACGCCGAGGGCCGGTACTTCATTGACCGGGATGGCACCCACTTTGG AGATGTGCTGAATTTCTTGCGCTCAGGGGACCTGCCGCCCCGGGAGCGTGTGCGGGCTGTGTACAAAGAGGCCCAGTACTATGCCATCGGGCCCCTCCTGGAGCAGCTAGAAAACATGCAGCCTCTGAAGGGGGAGAAAGTGCGCCAGGCATTTCTGGGACTCATGCCCTATTACAAAG ACCATTTGGAGCGGATTGTGGAGATTGCCCGGCTGCGTGCAGTACAGCGGAAGGCCCGCTTTGCCAAGCTCAAGGTCTGTGTCTTCAAGGAAGAGATGCCCATCACCCCCTATGAGTGTCCACTTCTCAACTCCCTGCGCTTCGAGCGGAGCGAGAGTGATGGGCAGCTCTTTGAGCACCATTGCGAAGTGGATGTGTCTTTTGGGCCCTGGGAGGCTGTGGCTGATGTTTATGACCTACTGCATTGCCTGGTCACAGACctctcagcccagggcctcatcgtGGACCACCAGTGCATCGGGGTGTGTGACAAGCACCTCATCAACCACTACTACTGCAAGCGCCCCATCTATGAGTTCAAGATCACATGGTGGTGA